A window of the Helianthus annuus cultivar XRQ/B chromosome 4, HanXRQr2.0-SUNRISE, whole genome shotgun sequence genome harbors these coding sequences:
- the LOC118491494 gene encoding uncharacterized protein LOC118491494: MKVLLESQELWTVVDEGYQEPGPNPSEERSAAYRESIKKDKRALHIIFQSVIDTVFERISQASSAKEAWVILHKSYKGETRVKTVRLQSLRCEFDSLNMKDGESVEEYFNRTIHIVNQLRMNEEKLDEQRIVEKILRSLTRNYESVVITIEETKNLAEVSTEELMGILQSHELRLKRYEDNPVEHAFQITNASQDRSRQLFKTESAGRGRSKNRGKNFNMNSIRCFNCHKLGHTTKFCQQKDERERMDNVLIHKEDEADEQDDTMFMIFNMEETVKSDCWYLDSGCSNHMSGNREFFSHLDESLKKEVRTGDDKRLERKSTHKERV; this comes from the exons ATGAAGGTATTGCTTGAATCACAAGAATTGTGGACGGTTGTCGATGAAGGATATCAAGAACCGGGACCGAATCCGTCTGAAGAAAGATCCGCTGCATATCGAGAATCAATTAAAAAAGATAAAAGGGCACTACACATCATATTTCAGTCTGTAATCGATACAGTATTCGAAAGAATTTCGCAGGCAAGTTCAGCGAAGGAAGCATGGGTTATTCTTCATAAATCATACAAGGGTGAAACACGCGTAAAAACTGTAAGACTCCAATCCCTCCGATGTGAATTTGATTCTTTAAATATGAAAGATGGTGAATCTGTTGAGGAATACTTCAACAGAACGATCCATATAGTGAATCAATTGCGGATGAATGAAGAAAAATTAGATGAACAGAGGATTGTAGAAAAAATCTTACGTAGTTTGACTAGGAATTATGAATCGGTTGTTATAACGATCGAAGAAACAAAGAATTTGGCAGAAGTATCCACCGAAGAGTTAATGGGGATACTTCAGTCACATGAATTAAGATTAAAAAGATATGAAGATAATCCGGTTGAACATGCATTTCAAATAACGAATGCAAGCCAAGACCGATCTAGGCAGTTGTTCAAGACTGAATCTGCAGGAAGGGGACGAAGCAAAAATAGGGGCAAGAATTTCAATATGAATTCGAtaagatgctttaactgtcatAAACTTGGGCATACAACCAAGTTTTGTCAACAGAAGGATGAACGTGAGAGAATGGATAACGTATTAATTCATAAAGAAGATGAAGCCGATGAACAAGATGACACTATGTTCATGATATTCAATATGGAGGAGACAGTCAAAAGTGACTGTTGGTATCTTGACAGTGGCTGCAGTAACCACATGAGTGGTAACCGAGAATTCTTCTCTCACCTTGATGAATCATTAAAAAAGGAGGTGAGAACAGGAGATGATAAACGGTTGGAA CGTAAGTCAACTCATAAGGAAAGGGTATGA
- the LOC110933550 gene encoding SEC12-like protein 1 has product MQTIVDVSEARNSVNDIDFSLDSRYLASTYTDGSLRIWDSTANGGAVTRPGSTYKFELCRFSRDQTKPYLFCTLQEGYRPATVIWDISTRNIIEVKDLRKHACVMSISADGSYIAL; this is encoded by the exons ATGCAGACCATAGTAGATGTATCGGAAGCTCGCAACTCAGTCAATGATATAGATTTCAG CCTAGACTCAAGGTACTTGGCTTCAACATACACCGATGGCTCTCTTAGGATTTGGGACAGTACTGCTAATGGTGGTGCAGTCACTCGACCAGGCTCA ACTTATAAATTTGAGCTATGTCGATTTTCTAGGGATCAAACAAAACCATACCTATTTTGCACCCTCCAAGAAG GTTATCGACCAGCCACAGTCATCTGGGACATCAGTACGAGGAATATAATTGAGGTCAAAGATCTTAGAAAGCATGCTTGTGTAATGTCAATCAGCGCGGATGGAAGTTATATAGCTCTGTAA